TATTTAAAACTAATTTATTTTAAATAATATATTTCAAATCAAATTATTATAAATAACATTTTCAAACCAATTTATTTCAATTTAACTAATTTTTAATATTCAATTTCATTAGATTTAAAAGTTGTAATTTTGACTTTATTGGAATCTGATGTTACTTTACCGATTTTATATGATTCACAATTATTTTTTAAATTATCTAATGCTTTATCTGCATCTTCCTCAGAAACAATTACAACAAAACCAATACCCATATTGAATACTTTATACATTTCTTCTAAAGATACTCCCTGATCATATATTAATTTAAAAATTTCTTGAGGTTCAGGAAGGTTATTTATGTCAAAACCAACATTTTTATTTAATCTTTTAAGATTATTAAATCCACCACCAGTTATATGAGCTAAACCTTTTATATTAAGATTATTTTCAAGTAAATTAATAATTGGTTTAACATATAGTTCTGTTGGGCGTAATAACTCTTTTCCAATAGTAGTATCTTGATCATTTGGTAAAGGATCATTAATATCAAATTTATTATTTTCAAGAAGAACTTTTCTAGCTAAACTCAAACCATTACTATGAATACCACTACTTCTAATACCAATAAGAATATCTCCATCAGAAATATCTGCACCAGTTATAATTTTATCAAGATCAACAAAACCAATTCCAGTTCCAGCAAGATCAAAATCATTCACGACTTCTGGAAGTGAAGCTGTTTCTCCACCAATTATAGCTATGTTTGAAAGTTTTGCACCATGAGCAAGGCCCTCAGCAATTTCTTCAGCAATTTCAGGATTAGGTTCTTCAACAGCTAGATAATCAACTAAAGCTATTGGCTCTGCACCTACACATAGTATATCGTTTACAACCATCGCAATACAATCAATACCAATAGTATCATATTTTTCCATCATCTTAGCTACTAATATTTTACTGCCAACACCATCAGTACTCATTGCAATTCCACGATTGCCAATTTTAACTAAAGCTGCAAAATGCCCACTTTCAGTTATAATATCCCTATATTTTAAGGTTGGTTTTAATTTTTCTGCCAATTTGGCAACTGTAACTTCTTCAAGATCTATGTCAACTCCAGAATCGGAATAGGTAACCATTTACTCACCATTTTTCTAAAATAAATTAATGATTGAAATATTTATATAAAAAACTTAACTATATTTATCCTTAACGATATCTAAAACTTAATTATATCAGACTTAATCATGTCTAAATTTAATTATATCTATATATCTAAACTTAACTAACCTAAATTTAATATATAGACTTAAATATATAATAACTCAATTTTAATATAATACTTATGTTTATATCAACCTAATATCTATATATCAATCCAATATCTATATATCAACCCAATACCTATATATCAACTCAATACCTTTATATCAACCTAAAACTATTTATTAGAATGATTTAAAAAATTAAATATAGATTAATATTTTTCAATATATTTATTATAAAGTTTATATGAAAATCTATTATATGAATATTCTTATAACACGAATATTTATTGATTTCATATTATTTATAATTATTATATTAAAAAACTATTATATTAAGAGTCATTTATTGAATTCTAGTAGATTCTAAATTAAGTGGTGTCTTAGTTTCAATTTTATAACTTCTATGAACACTTGAAGCTAAATCTAATGTTTTATATGCATCTCCATGACACATTATAACTTTTTCTGGTCTTGGAGAAAGTTTCTTTACATATTCCATTAATTGACGCCTATTAGAATGACCACTAAAACCTTCAATAGTTTTAATCTCCATTTTAACATTATAAAGTTTAGTCTTACCTTCTTCTTTTAAAGGAATTTCTTTCCATCCTTTTTGTATTCTTCTACCAAGAGAACCTTCAGACTGATATCCAACAAATATAAGAGTGCTTTTTTCATCTTCACTCAACCATTTAAAGTATTCAACAGAATTACCACCAGTCAACATACCAGAAGTTGAAAGAATAATACAAGGCTCACCTTCCACAATATCTTTCCTTTCATTAACATTTTGAACTTTATGGAAAGATTCTGAAATAAATGGATTTCTACCCATGTGGAATATTTGATCTCTAAGATCTTTACTTAAATATTCTGGTCTTGCAGTATGAATAGCTGTAGCTTCCCAAATCATACCATCAATATAAATTGGAACTTCTTCTATCATACCATGACGCATATACTCTTCTAAAACTATCATTAATTCCTGAGCTCTTCCAACAGCAAAAACAGGAATCAAAACTTTTCCTCCACGCTTAAGAGTTTTATAAATAGTTTTCATCATCTGTTTTTCAGCATTATTTCTTGAAGGTTGAACATCCTCATGACCACCATAAGTACTTTCCATAACAACAGTTTCAACTCTTGGAAATCTAGCTGTAGCAGGTTCTAGAAGTCTACTTCTTTCATATTTAAAGTCCCCAGTATAAACCATATTATGTTGACCATCACCGATATGCATATGAGACATTGCAGAACCGAGAATATGTCCAGCATTATGGAGAGTAAGACGAATATCAGGAGAAATATCAGTTACTTCACCATAATCAAGAGTTATTGTATGTTTAATACTTTTTTGAACATGTTTAATATTAAATGGAAGAGGATCATCTTCTCTATGAGCAATATCAATATGATCAAGTTGAAGTAGTGTCATCAAGTCCCTAGTTGGAGCAGTACAATAAATAGGGCCTTCATAACCATAATGATAAAGATAAGGCAAAAATCCAGTATGATCTAAATGAGCATGTGAAATTACTACTGCATCAAGATCAGCTAAGGAAAATTCTGGAACATTAAGGAATGGATATGCACTTTTTTCATCCCCAGCAACATTAACTCCACAATCAAGAAGAACACGACTATTTGGTGTTTGAAGTAACATACATGAACGACCAACTTCTCTAAATCCTCCCATAGAAGTTAATCTTGCCCATTCATTTTCATATTTTGAACCTTGATGTATTCTAGTACCGAGATCTTGTAATATCTTTTTTCTCTCCTTACTATTATGTTTAAGAGTATTTCTAACCCTTTCAATAATTTCAGAAGATATTGGAGGAGTTCTTAATATTTTAGGAGCCCAACCAGTATTTTTAACAACTTCTCTAGAAGTTACTCCATATTTTCCAATAACAAGCCCTGGTTTTTTAGCTTCAATAACAACTTCACCAGTTACCTCATCAAAATAGATATTTGTAATTTTTGCTTCTTCTGGTACAATTTCATGTATTTTGTCAATTGTTTTTTCAGGATCTAAAAGTACTGATTTGTCAGATCTGATTATGATTCTTTTTCTTAGGTCTTTAGCTAAATTTCTAATTAAATCTCCATTTTCAGTTATTATTTCTGGATTTTTTGTATAAATAACAACTTCTGGACCTTCAAATTCAACTTTAGCTACTTGCACTCTTTCAGGAAGTCTTTGTACGATTGTTTTTTTGATTTCTTCAAGAATCTCTGAAGTCATATAATCACTTTGAAAAATAAGATGTGTAAAAATCTTGATTTAAACAAAAATTATCTAAAAATTCTAAATATTTTATATTATCCTTTCTAAATATTTTATATTATTCTAAATTTTATATTATCCCAAATAATTAAATAGTTCAAAAATAATTCAAAAATTTGAAATATAATCTAAAATTATATGATTTTTGAAATTTATGTATTTTAAAATGTTTAATTAATATGAAATACTATATGTAAAAATGATTTCTAGAAATTTCTAAAAATTCCTAGAAATGAAATATTAGTATTATAAATATTAAAAATATTATAAGAATTTTTAATTTAAATTTTGTAAAAAATGTATTTTCATGAAAACAGTCTTTAACAAATAATATTTTGTTTGCTCAAGTATTTTCCAATATACACATATTTTAATAAAATAAGTTTTAATAAATAAAAAATGTAAAATTAGTTAAATTAACTAATCTCTTTTAATTTTGCTTCAACAATATCTTTAGATAACATTTCGAAGCCTTTTTCACTATCAACAGTAGCTACTAAAATACCATTTCCAGAATAAGTATCCCGTTCCATAGCTGATCTAATAGCCCTAATAGCTACATCAACACCCTCTTCAACAGTAATATCTTCTTTTACTCTGTCTTCTAGTACACCATAGGAAAAAGTAGAACCAGATCCAGTAGATATAAATGAATCCTTAATCATTCCTCCAGCAGGATCAAGAGAATAAATTGAAGCTCCATTTTCATCAACTCCACCAAGTAAAGTTTGCACATACAATGGAGAAGAGTGTAAAATATTTGCAGCTAAAGCTGAAGCAGATTCAATGCTAATATTCTCACCATTTCTCATTTTATATAATGAAACTTCCGCACTTATAACTTTCATTAAACTTTGTGCATCAGCAACAGATCCTGCAATTGTAGCTGCAATATGATCATCAATTTTGAATATTTTTTCCGCGACTTTATGAGCTACCAAATTTCCCATACTAGCTCTTCTTTCGCTAGCGAAGACAACACCATCAGTGCATGTAATACCTACAGTTGTAGTGCCTTCTAATGTATCTAATGTGTTTTTATTATTCATCCAATAACACCTCTTAATGATAATAATTCTATTAAACAATAATTTTTATTTTGAATTATTATAATATAAATTTTAATAATATAATATGAATTTTAATAATTAATATAAATAATAATCAATATAAGTTTTAATTAATATTAATATAACTTTTAATTAATATAAATTTTAACAATACGGATAATTAATTTAAAGTTATAAGTTAAAGTTATTTTTTAAAATTATTTTTCAAAAATAAAGCTAAAAATCACCTGTAAACAATTTTTAATAAAAAATTTGATAATAATTAAATATTATATTATAAAATTAGCATAGTTTTAATTAGATATATTCACAAACCTTAGGAATGAATAAACATATTAACATAATTTAATCTAAATCAATTTAACATGTTCAATCTAAGTAATAATATTTATGTATTTTACAGATATATAATGTTTTCTATAATTAATGCTTCATAACTTTATTTAATTTTATTCTAAAAAATTTCTACAAAAATTGAAAAAATTAATAGAACAGTGATTTTATATTATATAGTATATTTATATTATATAGTATATTCAAATATAGTATATTCAAATCTGAAATTATTAAATATAAGTTACAAAAACAATAAAATAAAAAAATATTAAAACTATTAATTAAAATTATCTAATTTTATATTATAAAATTACCTAATTATTATATTAGATTACATAATATTATTATATTATAGTATTATATTATAGTATTATATTATAGTATTATATTATAATTTTACATTATAATTTATTATTAATATATTTTAATATATTATTTGTAAGTTCACCATAATAAAGTTTACTATAAAAATACTACAATAAATAATCGTAATAAAACCAATACAATCAACCTAAAAATACTATTAAAAATAATACTATTAAAAATATTATAATATAAATATACTGATTAAAATCATATTATTCAAACTTTTTTTTATAGTTTAAAAAATCTTTTTAGTTTAAAAATCTTTTTTCTAGTTTATCAAATATTATTTCAGCTATTTCTGATTTAGAACAAACTGGAAGTTCGAGAATATCATTATCAATCAGTAAAACTTGGTTATTATCAGAACCAAATCCACAATTTTCAATACTAACATCATTAGCAACAACTAAGTCAGTACCCACTTCTTTCATTTGTTTTTTAGCTAAATCTATCATTTGATCATTTGAAATATTATATTCAGCTTTAAAACCTACTAAAAATATATTAGGGTTTATTTGTTTTATCTGTTTAATAATCTTTTCAGTTTTCTTAAATTCTAGAGATAGGTTGATTGAAGAAGATATTTTAGAATCTTTTTTATTGATTGGAGCGAAATCAGAAACAGCAGCAGTAGCTATAAAAATATCATATTCATTTACTAATTCTTTTGTCTTTTTATTCATTTCTTCACTAGATTCAACATAAGTCACATCCAAACATTTAGGTATATCCACATCCACTATTCCAGCTATAATTTTAACATCTAAACCTCTTGAATAAGCCTCTTTAGCTAATTCTAATCCCATTTTTCCAGAAGATTTATTACTTATACCCCTTATAGGATCAATAGCTTCATAAGTTCCACCTAAAGTAATTAAAACTTTTTTACTTTTTATATTTGAAATTTCATCATCTCTTTCATTTATAAAATCTTCATTTTTATTACTTTCAGCTATATTCTTATTTAAACTAATCAATCTTTTAGATTCTAATACAATATCAGTAATCTTTGGAAATTTAGCTTTACCTTCTTCTATTCTAGGATTTACAAAATTTAATTTATTATAATCAGATTCTGATTTAATCTTATTAATATTATCTGAAATTGATTTAAACATAGAGTCATGCATAGATGGAACAAATAAAATAGGGGTGTTATGACCATGAGCAGTTATAAGAAGTGAATTAATAGGATTATCAGATATTTTATACGTAAATTTGGTTATAACATTGGCAGTAGCTGGAGCAACTAATATTAAATCAGCTTGAGAATATTTAACATGTTCTATTTGACCAGTGAGATCCAGAACAACATTTTGACCAGTGGCAAACTCCATAGAATTAGGATGAATTATCTGTGTAGCAGCATCACTCATAAATGCTTTAACTTCAAAATTTTGTCTTCTTAATTCTCTAGCTAATTTAATTGATTCAGTAGCAGCTATACTTCCAGTTATACATAATATAATTTTCATTTTAAACCCTCAAGGCTAATTTTTTATGATTAAGTTTTGAAAAATATCAATTATTAAAAATAATTAAATCTAAAAATTAAATTTAAATATAAAAGTCAAAGATTAAATCTAAAAATCAAGTTAAATATTAAATTTAAAGATCAAGTTTATTTAAAGATTAAATTTAAAGATTAAATCTAAAAAGATCAAATTTAAATATTAAAATTAAAGATCAAAGACTAAATTTAAAAACTAAAATTTAAAAAATTAAAGTTAAAAATATAATAAATTTAAACGATAATTATGAGTTTTTAAGTTATCTTAAATCTTTTAAGTTATTTTAAAGTTATTTAATATAAAATCAAAGTTTTTAATTTGATTTTGGAAATCTTCCTGAGGAGCTGTACATAGAATAACAAAAACTTCACCATTATTTTCTATCCAAATTGCCCTATGTTGTTTTATTGACTCATTTGCCTCTTGAGTGTAAACAGCTTCTAATGCATTATATGAGCCAATAGATGTGTTTCCTATAGCAACTGGAGTGTAACTCGAATTTGAAAATAGTTTAGAGTATGTTTGATTAAAGTAAGTATCCAAAGATGAAGGAAGCTCTTTTTTTTGAATATTAACATTAACACTACTAAATCCAGTTACAGAATCTTTAAATTTAGGATCTGCAACAGCTATTATAGAATTATTTACATCAGATTGTGCTACAACCCAAGATCCAGGATATTTAATCAAAACACCATTTTTAGCCAGAGTTTTAGGAGGTTCTGTTCCATTAACACCAGAATTATCACTAGATGAAGTGATACAACCAGATACAAAAATAACAGCTATTACAAGTATGATACCTAAAATATATTTTTTCATTAATTCACCCATTTAATTCTTTGGTGTTATAGATCAATTAGAAGTTTTAGATTCAGAATTACCAGAATTTCCGCCACTAGAATCTCCAGAATCAGTATTGTCCCCATTATCATTACCATTGCCGCCACTATCCGAATCATCATTAGAATCTCCAGAATCAGACCCATCACTAGAAGAATTAGTATCAACAGATACATCAGTAGTAGTCTGAATACTACTATTATCAGAAGTAATGTTTGTAGCATTAGCTAAAAAATCAGGGAATGCATTATCATCAACCATAACAGAAGCAGCAGGAATAGCTGTTTGAGGACTAGTGAACAATCCAAAGCTTATTCCAACTAGAAAAGCACCGATTAAACATACAACAGCTAAAATAGCATATTTTCCTTTATTAGAAACTGGAACAGTTTCTTTTATATTTTTATCATCTTTTGATTTTACTACATATTTGTTAATAAGATCTTGATCTTCTTTTTTACTAGCTTCAGCCATGCTTCTTTGAACAGAATGAGTTTTAAGTTTTTCATCACTTTTTCTACCTTGCATAGACCTTATTCTATTTGTAGCATCCAGATTAGCTATTCTATTAGAATATTCATTAGATAAATACTTATATTTATCTTCAGAAATATTTCCTGCCTCATAATCTTTTTTAAGCTCTTGCATAATCTGTAAAAGCTTTTGTTTATCTTGATTAATATTATCCACCTCATAAGGCTTTTTTCTAAAAATAATATTTAAAATATTAACTTAATTATATTAATTCTTATTATAATACATTAGTATCTTATTTAATTTATTATTTTATTATAACACATTTAATATTTATTTTGTTAATATATATTTTTATTAATATATATTTATAAAAAATCAATAAATATATTTATAGTAAATATACATTTTTATAACAAATTTTATATAATAATTTAAACTTTTAATTATATGAATTAATTATATGTAAACTAGTTTATTTATAATTTATCCAAGATTTACTTTTGGTCCAAGATTTACTTTTGGATAAGAACCCAATATTTTTAAATAAGATACTTTTTCTTCAATAGTATTTAAGATATTTTCAATAATATCTTCATTTTTATGGCCTTCAAAATCAACAAAAAATATATATTTACCAAGTCCTTCTTTAGAAGGGCGAGATTCAATCTTAGTAAGGTTAATATTATTCTTTGCAAAAATTCCTAAAATATCATGAAGCCCCCCAGGATTATCATCAAAAAGAGAGAATAAAATTGAAGTTTTATCATTACCAGAAATTTCAGTTTGATCTTTAGAAAGTACAATAAATCTTGTTTGATTATTTTTTATGTCCTGAATATTTTTATCGATTGCTTTTAAACCATATAATTCTGCAGCTTTTAATGTTCCAATAGCCCCCACACCAATTTTACCTTTTATAGACTTAGCAGCTGCAGCAGTGCTTAAAGTGAAATGAGTTTTCATATTATGGTTTTCTAGATAATTTTGACACTGAGCCAATGCTTGTGAATGAGAATATACGTCTTTTATATCACTGATATCAATAATATTATTGTAATTATCTTCATCAACAAGAAGATTATGGCTAATTGGTATAATCAGTTCTCTTTCAATATTAAGATTAATTTTATGAGCTAAAAGATCTAAGGTTAAACCAACTGGGCCTTCAATAGAATTTTCAATAGGTACTATACCTTTAAAGCATTCATCAGTAACAACAGAACTCATAACAGAAGGAATAGAACAATAAGAAACTAATTCACCCTCTAAAATAGATGCAGCTTCATGAGTGAAAGTGCCCTTAGGACCTAAAAAAGCAATTTTAGACTTTTTTTGACTATTATTTGAATTTAATTTTGAATCTATATTAAAAACTCCTTA
The sequence above is a segment of the Methanobrevibacter arboriphilus JCM 13429 = DSM 1125 genome. Coding sequences within it:
- the purM gene encoding phosphoribosylformylglycinamidine cyclo-ligase, which codes for MVTYSDSGVDIDLEEVTVAKLAEKLKPTLKYRDIITESGHFAALVKIGNRGIAMSTDGVGSKILVAKMMEKYDTIGIDCIAMVVNDILCVGAEPIALVDYLAVEEPNPEIAEEIAEGLAHGAKLSNIAIIGGETASLPEVVNDFDLAGTGIGFVDLDKIITGADISDGDILIGIRSSGIHSNGLSLARKVLLENNKFDINDPLPNDQDTTIGKELLRPTELYVKPIINLLENNLNIKGLAHITGGGFNNLKRLNKNVGFDINNLPEPQEIFKLIYDQGVSLEEMYKVFNMGIGFVVIVSEEDADKALDNLKNNCESYKIGKVTSDSNKVKITTFKSNEIEY
- a CDS encoding beta-CASP ribonuclease aCPSF1, with the protein product MTSEILEEIKKTIVQRLPERVQVAKVEFEGPEVVIYTKNPEIITENGDLIRNLAKDLRKRIIIRSDKSVLLDPEKTIDKIHEIVPEEAKITNIYFDEVTGEVVIEAKKPGLVIGKYGVTSREVVKNTGWAPKILRTPPISSEIIERVRNTLKHNSKERKKILQDLGTRIHQGSKYENEWARLTSMGGFREVGRSCMLLQTPNSRVLLDCGVNVAGDEKSAYPFLNVPEFSLADLDAVVISHAHLDHTGFLPYLYHYGYEGPIYCTAPTRDLMTLLQLDHIDIAHREDDPLPFNIKHVQKSIKHTITLDYGEVTDISPDIRLTLHNAGHILGSAMSHMHIGDGQHNMVYTGDFKYERSRLLEPATARFPRVETVVMESTYGGHEDVQPSRNNAEKQMMKTIYKTLKRGGKVLIPVFAVGRAQELMIVLEEYMRHGMIEEVPIYIDGMIWEATAIHTARPEYLSKDLRDQIFHMGRNPFISESFHKVQNVNERKDIVEGEPCIILSTSGMLTGGNSVEYFKWLSEDEKSTLIFVGYQSEGSLGRRIQKGWKEIPLKEEGKTKLYNVKMEIKTIEGFSGHSNRRQLMEYVKKLSPRPEKVIMCHGDAYKTLDLASSVHRSYKIETKTPLNLESTRIQ
- the psmB gene encoding archaeal proteasome endopeptidase complex subunit beta; this encodes MNNKNTLDTLEGTTTVGITCTDGVVFASERRASMGNLVAHKVAEKIFKIDDHIAATIAGSVADAQSLMKVISAEVSLYKMRNGENISIESASALAANILHSSPLYVQTLLGGVDENGASIYSLDPAGGMIKDSFISTGSGSTFSYGVLEDRVKEDITVEEGVDVAIRAIRSAMERDTYSGNGILVATVDSEKGFEMLSKDIVEAKLKEIS
- the coaBC gene encoding bifunctional phosphopantothenoylcysteine decarboxylase/phosphopantothenate--cysteine ligase CoaBC — protein: MKIILCITGSIAATESIKLARELRRQNFEVKAFMSDAATQIIHPNSMEFATGQNVVLDLTGQIEHVKYSQADLILVAPATANVITKFTYKISDNPINSLLITAHGHNTPILFVPSMHDSMFKSISDNINKIKSESDYNKLNFVNPRIEEGKAKFPKITDIVLESKRLISLNKNIAESNKNEDFINERDDEISNIKSKKVLITLGGTYEAIDPIRGISNKSSGKMGLELAKEAYSRGLDVKIIAGIVDVDIPKCLDVTYVESSEEMNKKTKELVNEYDIFIATAAVSDFAPINKKDSKISSSINLSLEFKKTEKIIKQIKQINPNIFLVGFKAEYNISNDQMIDLAKKQMKEVGTDLVVANDVSIENCGFGSDNNQVLLIDNDILELPVCSKSEIAEIIFDKLEKRFLN
- a CDS encoding PsbP-related protein, with translation MKKYILGIILVIAVIFVSGCITSSSDNSGVNGTEPPKTLAKNGVLIKYPGSWVVAQSDVNNSIIAVADPKFKDSVTGFSSVNVNIQKKELPSSLDTYFNQTYSKLFSNSSYTPVAIGNTSIGSYNALEAVYTQEANESIKQHRAIWIENNGEVFVILCTAPQEDFQNQIKNFDFILNNFKIT
- the pheA gene encoding prephenate dehydratase, coding for MAFLGPKGTFTHEAASILEGELVSYCSIPSVMSSVVTDECFKGIVPIENSIEGPVGLTLDLLAHKINLNIERELIIPISHNLLVDEDNYNNIIDISDIKDVYSHSQALAQCQNYLENHNMKTHFTLSTAAAAKSIKGKIGVGAIGTLKAAELYGLKAIDKNIQDIKNNQTRFIVLSKDQTEISGNDKTSILFSLFDDNPGGLHDILGIFAKNNINLTKIESRPSKEGLGKYIFFVDFEGHKNEDIIENILNTIEEKVSYLKILGSYPKVNLGPKVNLG